CGTCAACTTCTGGCATTAACCTCTTCCCTCTTTGCCCTTCTTCTGCCCCTGCACATTGTGGTTTTGGCCTGCAGCTCTCTGGGTGAGCAGCCTGGTTGCCCCATGTGTGGCATGCTGCAGCGCTGATCTTACTGATCTGCCAGGAACAAGAAGCCTCACAAATTATAGCCAACTTTTTTCTAGCATATGGACGTCAGTCCACAGACCTTCTTATAAACACTTCAGTGTATGATGTGTCACTATCAAACTGGTATCTTCTCCTCTAAACTGATATCCTTCAGGGACAGCCGCTGTAGCCTGGGGTGCAGGACTGGAGAGCTTGTAAGAAACAGTGGAAAAGAAGACAATTTCCAGGAAGAAGATACCTCTGCAATGCTTTAGTGTAGGGCTGAGCCTGGAGCTGGAAACTTGTGGCTTTACAGTGCAGACAGGAAACTGGAGAGCAGAATCTAAGTCATGACAGAAATGAGCAATGAACAGGAGActcttccccccaccttttcctctttctggtaTCACTGTGCTACCCTCCCAGTATTCGTATTGTTTTACACATGAATCCGGAAGCATCTGGATTTTATtgcatcagaaaaatatttttttctgctcaaaAATGTTGATGTTCTAAGTAAGTAATTTGTGAATGATGCTGTCTCCATCCCCAACTGACTCGTTCTGAAAAAGGAAATCATGAAATCACTAGAAAGCAGGCACTTTTCACAAAATGCTGCCTTTCTGCTGAAGATTGCTGTTAGGAGACCCATTACAAAAGCGCTCCTCCCCTCAGGCATTTCGCAGGGTGGCACCAGTGCCTGGACCCCTCAGCCAGGAATGTCTGCATCTCAACTCCTACCTAACGTGCCTCTCTAAAGAGAAGGCTCTTTGGGACGATTGCAAGGAGCCCACGCACAtctggccaggccaggccacgGCAGCCTCAGGGAACGGCTCGCGTGTGCTCAGCCCCCTGCCCGGCTGCCTGGGGCAATCCTCCGCCTGCGCGTCTTGCTCTGCACCTGTTCGTGCGTCCAAAGCCCCATTTCTGGCCACACATTTGCTATGACAAGCGTGGAAACAATTTAAAAGAAGCCAGAGTTTGCTCAAAACCGGCTTGCTGAATGCGAGGGTTTGGGGTGAGTGGTTAGTCCCGCCAACAAGGTTCCCACGAGAAGCTGCGACTGGATGCTGCCTCCCCGCGAGTGGGTGCTGCACTTTGAGGTGAGCTGGAGGCAGTTTAAAGAGATGCAGGTAGagcggggaggtgggggggggagatgggAAGGAGGCGACAAGCCAGGCATCCAACCTCACTTACCTTTCTGGCTGCCGTGTGATCTCCGTGAGTACGGAGTTACTCAGCACCGGCCTGGAAAGGAGGTGTGGGCCATACCATCCCTGATACAATCTCTTTCACATGATAGCTGCACAGACATTTTGTTAGGGAAGATCAGCCCAGGCTCGGGTACGCgtttctgctgcagagcagcagagaataGGGCAGAAGGTTGGAGAGAGCAAATGTGAGATCCCCAAGAGCAGCTTGAAAATGTGCCCAGGAGATTTACCAGTTTTAATGTTCAGTTTTAGCTAACGGCCATAGCAAGCTAGAGACCTCTCAAAGACCAAACGTTTTGGGGAGCCATCCCTGCAGGAGACCTTCTGCCTGTGAGTCCCAGAGACGTTTTGGATGTAGGAAGCAAATAAGACCAACTTCCACGAGTTCAGTTGCAAGGGCCAGTTGGGGCAGCCGTTGCATGTAACTGCCAGATGAGAATGCAGGATAACGACACAGAGGCAGAGAGTAAACAGCCCAGGGAACAAGCCCTGGCTCACTACAACTTGCCAGTATTTGCACCCAATACAGATGTCTGTATTCGTGAAGGTATGGGCTCTAACTACAACCTGCAGACCAGATCTCCGGCCAGGCCCAGCTCCAATTTAATCCCTGGTGCACTCACCAAAGATTAGCTTGGTAGATAAAGACGGAACTAGAAATATTTGAAGTCTGCAAACCTGTTAGGGTACTTTTGTTatggaaagaaaaagccattgaaaatgtgaaaagaaaaagaaaagagaagaaaaaagaaaagcgaGAAAAGTCTGATGGTCTAGTGACCGGTTTctgaattcttcctcttttcagagCTCTGAGGTTTGAACACTATGAACAGTTGACTGTTTGAATCGTATAATGCAATACCTGTTCCTCTGGCTTAACGTTACAATATTTCCCACACCGCAGGATTGCTTCACATTATTCTGAGAGGCAGTGTCATTTTCCCTGCAGTGCTAGGTCTTCTTTACTGAGGCGAAGGACACTCCTACTTCCTTTAattatatgttttgttttaaattaatgtcCTTTATTCTGGGGATGAATCACCAGCTCGTAGACAGGTAAATGTGGgagtaagagagagaaaatataagTTTGATTCCCAAGGTGGGTGTCTTTAATTAAAACGGACATCAAGATTCAGTCTTCCTTCCCAAACTTACCCCGAGATTCTCAAAACACGCGGAGTCCATGTTTCCATGCACGTATCTCACTTTCTTCCTGACTCACTTTAAATACGGCCCCTTTGGTTCCAGAACACAGATTCCCTATCACTTGTGTACCCGACAGTTGCACCATATCATGTAAAGCAAATATGCCAAGACAAACTTTAAGGCCATCATCCCGCGTGAAGAGGTGGGGAGGGGAGCGCGCGCGGGGTTTGCTCGCCTTCCTAACTGCTCACAGCCGCAAGAAGGAAGTCTGGAGCCGTGCCGGATCCTGCTCCGGCTCCATTTCACCGAGTTCCCTACTGGCTGCCGTCAAGTGGCTCGGAGCACGTCTCTATGGGTCAGTTGTGCCTGCCAGTGGGATTTACTTAATCAAGCACTGGCCTGAGAATAACAGGATCTGTCTTCTATTTGCAGCTTTTTCCCTGCCTTGGCAAAAGAGCTCGGAAAAATCTCTCCTGCCTCGATTTCCCCAAGGGTAAAGCGGGACCCAGACGGGATTTGCACCCAGCTCTGCACGGCCCTTTCAGCCCTACAGCAGCAGCCCTACCCTCGGATGCAAACTACCCAGCCCGTGCTGGCACCAAGGCAGCGGCGGTGCCTCACGACAGGCGACGCTCGCGTGCGTCCACGTCCCGCAGACCCTCCAGGGCCGAGGAGCGTCCGCTGGCATCTCTCGCGGATTTTACTCAGGAAAGCACTCAGAAAACCGGCCGGCAGCAAGGAAGGCTGCCCTGCTGTCTCCGAGCTGCGGGTCCCGTCCCCCAGACGCCAGCCCCGCTCCACGCCGGGTGGCGAGGTACAGTCGCGCACGCACACAGCCCCGGGTGCCTCCTGCGGGGCCAGCGCCAGCGGTTGCGAAGTGTGCAGCGTGGCAGGCGGCCAGGCGCTGACGTTCCTGTTGCTATGGGATCCACCGCCCCTATAAATAACCGAGCAAGGGAACTTTCCTAAGTCAGAGACTTTAGGACACGGGGCCCAGAACCAGATGGTCCGGAGGCGAAACACCGGCTCGAGCagcggcagcaggagcagcagagccccGCCGTGCCGCAGGAACTGAtccagccccggcgggcagcgcaGCTGGGGCCGCCCCCGGCACCAGAGACTGAGGCAGGGTTCGGAGCCCCCCACCCCGACGGCGGCAGCTTGATCCTCTGCCGGGGGGGCCCCTGCGCCGTTTCCTCCGCCCCGCATCCCCCTTTGCTTTCATGCAACGCCTGGTGGCCTGGGACGCAGCATGCCTCCCCATCCAGCCGCCCGCCTTTAAATCCATGGAAGTGGCTAATTTCTACTACGAGGCGGactgcctggctgctctgaaCAAGCTGcacccgcgggcggccgcgggccgctCCATGACCGAGCTCACCGTCGGCGACCACGAGAGAGCCATCGACTTCAGCCCCTACCTGGACCCCTTAGCAtcgccgcagccgccgcagccgccgcctcccgcggcagCAGCAGGGGGCAACTTtgagcctgcctgcagcagcggcggcggcggcccagaTTTCCTTTCCGATCTCTTCGCCGAGGACTATAAAGGCAGCGGCGGCAGCAAGAAGCCCGACTACACCTACATCAGCCTCGCCCGACACAGCCACCCCTGCGCCAGCCAGAGCCACAagccgggggggctgccgggctgcttCCCGCCCCCGATCGTGGAGACCAAGGTGGAGCCGGTCTTCGAGACCCTGGACTCTTGCAAGGGGCCCCGCAAGGAGgaggggggcgccgggccgggaccggggggcATGTCCTCGCCCTACGGCAGCACCGTGCGCTCCTACCTGGGCTACCAGTCGGTGCCGAGCGGCAGCAGCGGGAACCTGTCCACCTCGTCCTCCtccagcccccccggcacccccaacCCCTCCGAGTCCTCCAAGtcggccgccgccggcgggggctACTCCGGCCCCCCGGCGGGCAAGAACAAGCCCAAGAAGTGCGTggacaagcacagcgacgagtaCAAGCTGCGCCGGGAGCGGAACAACATCGCGGTGCGCAAGAGCCGCGACAAAGCCAAAATGCGCAACCTGGAGACGCAGCACAAAGTCTTGGAACTGACGGCCGAGAACGAGCGGCTGCAGAAGAAGGTGGAGCAGCTCTCCCGGGAGCTGAGCACCCTCAGGAACTTGTTCAAACAGCTGCCCGAGCCCCTGCTCGCCTCCTCGCCGCGCTGCTgacccccgcgccgggccgcgccgcgccgccgccggctccgctccgctgcgctccgctgcggcgccggggagcggcagagccccgcggcgggcggggagggttTGTGTGCGGCTCTCCGGTTTTGGCTTTCGGTGCtcggctgcgcggcggcggaaGGCCGGGcgcgggctgcccgcggggccggggccggggacggcgcggggggcggcgcggggggcggcgcggggggcggcgcgggggccccggccccggcgggctcgGCGGGCTGCTGGGCGCTGGGGTTATTTAAAACAGCGAGCGGAGAGCAAGGGCAGAGTGATGCAATCCTTTAAGCATGGCTGGGAATGCTGTGTACATGATGCAATCTCGTGTAACTGTCAGTCATGAATTGAGTAATCTGTTAAAGATGTTCCTacagttttttttattataaagaaTAATCTATTTCTATaagaaaatacatatgtatattttggGATCTATGCATTCTTGCTACATTTGAAGCATTAATGAACAATTTTAATAAACTTTATGACTAGGTTAAAAAAGTAGCTTGTTTTATTTGGAGGGCACGTTTAAAGGTAGGTTAAAGGCAGAGCTGAAAATCTAGCTGAATCTGGCCCAATGCTGAGATCCGGGACCAGGATTTTTGTCGGTCTTTTGACTTTCGCTGtgactcagcaaaaaaaaaaaagaaagaaaaaggcgaaaaaacaaaaaaatccaagagaaaCCCAGtacagagcagagctgggaactTTAGccagttctttctttttgcctctttttatttcctcttacCACTTGCCTTAGCTGCTGCTTGGGTGTTGTTTGGGGAGGAGGTGTTTGTTTTGGGCTTTTTGCAATTCTCCCTGTTCTCGATGTGTAGAGTGAGATACGCTGTCCAAACCATGACCAGTATTTGGCAGAGTAACTCCAAGTCCGaagtgggagggaggaagaaaaaagcaaggaaggaagcttgaaatgatttttttccccttgaggaGTGTCTGTTCTCCAAGTTACGATTCAGCATTTCTTATGTTTGTAGTTTACAGGAATAAACATGAGAACATAGCAATTCTGTTGGATGTCGGTAATTTGGTGGTTGCTCGGGAAGCTCACGTGAAACCCAGGCAGAGGTGAGAGGCGCGTGAACAACTCTCCCTAATACTTTCTCttgagactttttaaaaatgtttctaaaaactGCGGGTAGAGTTTTTGCCGTTGAAAGGTGTTTGTTTTCATGTGCACGCGTGT
The sequence above is a segment of the Dromaius novaehollandiae isolate bDroNov1 chromosome 16, bDroNov1.hap1, whole genome shotgun sequence genome. Coding sequences within it:
- the CEBPB gene encoding CCAAT/enhancer-binding protein beta; the protein is MQRLVAWDAACLPIQPPAFKSMEVANFYYEADCLAALNKLHPRAAAGRSMTELTVGDHERAIDFSPYLDPLASPQPPQPPPPAAAAGGNFEPACSSGGGGPDFLSDLFAEDYKGSGGSKKPDYTYISLARHSHPCASQSHKPGGLPGCFPPPIVETKVEPVFETLDSCKGPRKEEGGAGPGPGGMSSPYGSTVRSYLGYQSVPSGSSGNLSTSSSSSPPGTPNPSESSKSAAAGGGYSGPPAGKNKPKKCVDKHSDEYKLRRERNNIAVRKSRDKAKMRNLETQHKVLELTAENERLQKKVEQLSRELSTLRNLFKQLPEPLLASSPRC